One window of Streptomyces sp. SUK 48 genomic DNA carries:
- a CDS encoding GAF domain-containing protein, whose product MVNPPMNVARLAAVDATRAARVLSEVREAALAGQRVPLAPRPVIEQSWGRMLRGGVDPDRDVRSGLLPADEVRRRREESPLRHVLPVLREGLLSVADVAQHIMVVADADGRVLWREGSPPVLRKADALGFELGADWREDVVGTNGVGTPAVVRRPVQVFAAEHFVRSHTSWTCTGAPITDPRDGRLLGVVDVSGPLETMHPATLSWVDAVAKLAEARLRELHLGSLERLRAIAAPVLARLDGRALVVDRDGWTAAVTGMPYLGRVALPKSLVPGRRWLPSLGWCAAEPLGGGWLLRADGEPGTAAASRVVLDLSRPERAAVTVSASGPGGAWSRELSPRHAELLFLLTEHPDGRGAAELAGDLFQDPSRTVTVRAEMSRIRRYLGGLLQHRPYRFSDAADVEVVLPEDPRDLLPRSTAAVVAHRRTAPPAKRPRPA is encoded by the coding sequence CTGGTGAACCCGCCGATGAACGTGGCGCGCCTGGCCGCCGTGGACGCGACGCGGGCGGCACGGGTGCTGAGCGAGGTGCGCGAGGCCGCGCTCGCCGGGCAGCGTGTGCCGCTCGCGCCGCGGCCGGTGATCGAGCAGTCCTGGGGGCGGATGCTGCGCGGCGGCGTCGACCCGGACCGCGACGTCAGATCCGGGCTGCTGCCCGCGGACGAGGTGCGCAGACGGCGCGAGGAGTCGCCGCTGCGGCATGTGCTGCCGGTGCTGCGCGAGGGGCTGCTTTCGGTCGCGGACGTCGCCCAGCACATCATGGTCGTCGCCGACGCGGACGGGCGGGTGCTGTGGCGTGAGGGGTCGCCGCCGGTGCTGCGCAAGGCGGACGCGCTCGGGTTCGAACTGGGCGCGGACTGGCGGGAGGACGTCGTCGGCACCAACGGGGTGGGCACCCCGGCGGTCGTCCGGCGGCCGGTCCAGGTGTTCGCCGCCGAGCACTTCGTCCGGTCGCACACCTCCTGGACGTGCACGGGGGCGCCGATCACGGATCCGCGGGACGGCCGGCTGCTCGGCGTGGTGGATGTGAGCGGCCCGCTGGAGACCATGCATCCGGCCACCCTCTCCTGGGTGGACGCGGTGGCGAAGCTCGCCGAGGCCCGGCTGCGGGAGCTGCATCTGGGCTCGCTGGAGCGGCTGCGGGCGATCGCGGCACCGGTGCTGGCCCGGCTGGACGGGCGGGCGCTGGTGGTGGACCGGGACGGCTGGACGGCGGCGGTGACCGGGATGCCGTACCTGGGGCGGGTGGCGCTGCCCAAGTCGCTGGTGCCGGGCCGCCGGTGGCTGCCCTCGCTCGGCTGGTGCGCGGCGGAACCGCTCGGCGGGGGCTGGCTGCTGCGCGCCGACGGGGAGCCGGGTACGGCGGCCGCCTCCCGCGTCGTACTGGACCTGTCCCGGCCGGAGCGCGCCGCGGTGACCGTGTCGGCGTCCGGCCCGGGGGGCGCCTGGTCGCGGGAACTGAGCCCGCGCCACGCCGAGTTGCTGTTCCTGCTGACCGAACACCCGGACGGGCGGGGGGCGGCGGAGCTGGCCGGGGACCTCTTCCAGGACCCGTCACGCACGGTGACGGTGCGGGCGGAGATGTCGCGTATCCGGCGCTATCTCGGGGGACTTCTCCAGCATCGGCCGTATCGTTTCTCTGATGCGGCCGACGTCGAGGTCGTCCTCCCCGAGGACCCCCGTGACCTGCTGCCCCGTTCCACCGCGGCGGTGGTGGCGCACCGGCGGACGGCCCCGCCGGCCAAGCGGCCGCGACCCGCGTGA